The following proteins come from a genomic window of Ursus arctos isolate Adak ecotype North America unplaced genomic scaffold, UrsArc2.0 scaffold_12, whole genome shotgun sequence:
- the HYI gene encoding putative hydroxypyruvate isomerase isoform X3, with amino-acid sequence MAPLRFSANVSWLFPELPGLPARLRAAGSSGFEAAEVAWPYAEPPEALARTAREAGLRLVLINTPPGDREKGEMGLGAVPGRQAAFREGLEQAVLYAKALGCPRIHLMAGRVPQGADRAAVRSEMETVFLENLRHAAGVLAQESLVGLLEPINTRITDPQYFLDTPQQAAAILQKVGRPNLQLQMDLFHWQIMDGNLTGNIREFLPLVGHVQVAQVPGRGEPDSPGELNFPYLFQLLEDEGYKGFVGCEYRPQGDTVEGLNWLRSYWDRRGRPQAGR; translated from the exons ATGGCTCCGCTCCGTTTCTCGGCCAACGTGTCGTGGCTGTTCCCCGAACTCCCCGGGCTCCCTGCGCGGCTCCGGGCGGCCGGCAGCTCGGGCTTCGAGGCCGCCGAGGTGGCCTGGCCGTACGCGGAGCCGCCCGAGGCCCTGGCGCGCACGGCGCGGGAAGCGGGGCTGCGGCTGGTGCTGATCAACACGCCCCCTG GAGACCgagagaaaggggaaatgggGCTGGGGGCCGTTCCCGGGAGGCAAGCGGCCTTCCGAGAGGGGCTGGAGCAGGCAGTGCTGTACGCCAAGGCTCTGGGCTGTCCCAG GATTCACCTGATGGCTGGCCGAGTACCCCAGGGGGCGGACCGAGCAGCCGTCAGGAGTGAAATGGAGACAGTTTTTCTGGAGAACCTGAGGCACGCGGCtggggttttggctcag GAGAGCCTCGTGGGACTGCTGGAGCCCATCAATACCCGCATCACTGACCCCCAGTACTTCCTGGACACCCCCCAGCAGG CGGCAGCCATCTTACAGAAGGTTGGAAGACCCAACCTCCAGTTACAGATG GACCTGTTCCACTGGCAGATCATGGATGGGAACCTGACAGGAAACATACGGGAGTTCCTGCCCCTCGTTG GGCACGTGCAGGTGGCACAGGTCCCGGGCCGGGGGGAGCCCGACAGCCCCGGAGAGCTGAACTTCCCCTATCTATTCCAACTGCTGGAGGATGAAGGCTACAAGGGCTTTGTGGGGTGCGAGTACCGGCCTCaag gAGACACAGTGGAGGGCTTGAACTGGCTTCGCTCTTACTGGGATAGGCGGGGCCGCCCACAGGCTGGCCGGTGA
- the HYI gene encoding putative hydroxypyruvate isomerase isoform X1 → MAPLRFSANVSWLFPELPGLPARLRAAGSSGFEAAEVAWPYAEPPEALARTAREAGLRLVLINTPPGDREKGEMGLGAVPGRQAAFREGLEQAVLYAKALGCPRSTGGKDAVARDKRRLGVLSRVPEAGDVTRWSWVWPRKIRIHLMAGRVPQGADRAAVRSEMETVFLENLRHAAGVLAQESLVGLLEPINTRITDPQYFLDTPQQAAAILQKVGRPNLQLQMDLFHWQIMDGNLTGNIREFLPLVGHVQVAQVPGRGEPDSPGELNFPYLFQLLEDEGYKGFVGCEYRPQGDTVEGLNWLRSYWDRRGRPQAGR, encoded by the exons ATGGCTCCGCTCCGTTTCTCGGCCAACGTGTCGTGGCTGTTCCCCGAACTCCCCGGGCTCCCTGCGCGGCTCCGGGCGGCCGGCAGCTCGGGCTTCGAGGCCGCCGAGGTGGCCTGGCCGTACGCGGAGCCGCCCGAGGCCCTGGCGCGCACGGCGCGGGAAGCGGGGCTGCGGCTGGTGCTGATCAACACGCCCCCTG GAGACCgagagaaaggggaaatgggGCTGGGGGCCGTTCCCGGGAGGCAAGCGGCCTTCCGAGAGGGGCTGGAGCAGGCAGTGCTGTACGCCAAGGCTCTGGGCTGTCCCAG GAGCACTGGAGGCAAGGATGCAGTGGCCAGAGACAAGAGAAGGCTTGGGGTGCTCAGCAGAGTTCCTGAGGCTGGAGATGTGACCCGTTGGAGTTGGGTGTGGCCAAGAAAGATCAG GATTCACCTGATGGCTGGCCGAGTACCCCAGGGGGCGGACCGAGCAGCCGTCAGGAGTGAAATGGAGACAGTTTTTCTGGAGAACCTGAGGCACGCGGCtggggttttggctcag GAGAGCCTCGTGGGACTGCTGGAGCCCATCAATACCCGCATCACTGACCCCCAGTACTTCCTGGACACCCCCCAGCAGG CGGCAGCCATCTTACAGAAGGTTGGAAGACCCAACCTCCAGTTACAGATG GACCTGTTCCACTGGCAGATCATGGATGGGAACCTGACAGGAAACATACGGGAGTTCCTGCCCCTCGTTG GGCACGTGCAGGTGGCACAGGTCCCGGGCCGGGGGGAGCCCGACAGCCCCGGAGAGCTGAACTTCCCCTATCTATTCCAACTGCTGGAGGATGAAGGCTACAAGGGCTTTGTGGGGTGCGAGTACCGGCCTCaag gAGACACAGTGGAGGGCTTGAACTGGCTTCGCTCTTACTGGGATAGGCGGGGCCGCCCACAGGCTGGCCGGTGA
- the HYI gene encoding putative hydroxypyruvate isomerase isoform X2, whose translation MAPLRFSANVSWLFPELPGLPARLRAAGSSGFEAAEVAWPYAEPPEALARTAREAGLRLVLINTPPGDREKGEMGLGAVPGRQAAFREGLEQAVLYAKALGCPRGPPASSSAISARIHLMAGRVPQGADRAAVRSEMETVFLENLRHAAGVLAQESLVGLLEPINTRITDPQYFLDTPQQAAAILQKVGRPNLQLQMDLFHWQIMDGNLTGNIREFLPLVGHVQVAQVPGRGEPDSPGELNFPYLFQLLEDEGYKGFVGCEYRPQGDTVEGLNWLRSYWDRRGRPQAGR comes from the exons ATGGCTCCGCTCCGTTTCTCGGCCAACGTGTCGTGGCTGTTCCCCGAACTCCCCGGGCTCCCTGCGCGGCTCCGGGCGGCCGGCAGCTCGGGCTTCGAGGCCGCCGAGGTGGCCTGGCCGTACGCGGAGCCGCCCGAGGCCCTGGCGCGCACGGCGCGGGAAGCGGGGCTGCGGCTGGTGCTGATCAACACGCCCCCTG GAGACCgagagaaaggggaaatgggGCTGGGGGCCGTTCCCGGGAGGCAAGCGGCCTTCCGAGAGGGGCTGGAGCAGGCAGTGCTGTACGCCAAGGCTCTGGGCTGTCCCAG GGGCCCCCCAGCCTCTTCCAGTGCCATTTCCGCCAGGATTCACCTGATGGCTGGCCGAGTACCCCAGGGGGCGGACCGAGCAGCCGTCAGGAGTGAAATGGAGACAGTTTTTCTGGAGAACCTGAGGCACGCGGCtggggttttggctcag GAGAGCCTCGTGGGACTGCTGGAGCCCATCAATACCCGCATCACTGACCCCCAGTACTTCCTGGACACCCCCCAGCAGG CGGCAGCCATCTTACAGAAGGTTGGAAGACCCAACCTCCAGTTACAGATG GACCTGTTCCACTGGCAGATCATGGATGGGAACCTGACAGGAAACATACGGGAGTTCCTGCCCCTCGTTG GGCACGTGCAGGTGGCACAGGTCCCGGGCCGGGGGGAGCCCGACAGCCCCGGAGAGCTGAACTTCCCCTATCTATTCCAACTGCTGGAGGATGAAGGCTACAAGGGCTTTGTGGGGTGCGAGTACCGGCCTCaag gAGACACAGTGGAGGGCTTGAACTGGCTTCGCTCTTACTGGGATAGGCGGGGCCGCCCACAGGCTGGCCGGTGA